From Symphalangus syndactylus isolate Jambi chromosome 17, NHGRI_mSymSyn1-v2.1_pri, whole genome shotgun sequence, one genomic window encodes:
- the OS9 gene encoding protein OS-9 isoform X6 — protein sequence MAAETLLSSLLGLLLLGLLLPASLTGGVGSLNLEELSEMRYGIEILPLPVMGGQSQSSDVVIVSSKYKQRYECRLPAGAIHFQREREEETPAYQGPGIPELLSPMRDAPCLLKTKDWWTYEFCYGRHIQQYHMEDSEIKGEVLYLGYYQSAFDWDDETAKASKQHRLKRYHSQTYGNGSKCDLNGRPREAEVRFLCDEGAGISGDYIDRVDEPLSCSYVLTIRTPRLCPHPLLRPPPSAAPQAILCHPSLQPEEYMAYVQRQAVDSKQYGDKIIEELQDLGPQVWSETKSGVPPQKMTGASPTKDDSKDSDFWKMLNEPEDQAPGGEEVQAEEQESTEAADSASGAPSDFQNNVQVKVIRSPADLIRFIEELKGGTKKGKPNIGQEQPADDAAEVPQREPEEKERGDPERQREMEEEEDKDEDEDEDEDEDERQLLGEFEKELEGILLPSDRDRLRSEVKAGMERELENIIQETEKELDPDGLKKESERDRAMLALTSTLNKLIKRLEEKQSPELVKKHKKKRVVPKKPPPSPQPTGKIEIKIVRPWAEGTEEGARWLTDEDTRNLKEIFFNILVPGAEEAQKERQRQKELESNYRRVWGSPGGEGTGDLDEFDF from the exons ATGGCGGCGGAAACGCTGCTGTCCAGTTTGTTAGGACTGCTGCTTCTGGGACTCCTGTTACCCGCAAGTCTGACCGGTGGTGTCGGGAGCCTGAACCTGGAGGAGCTGAGTGAGATGCGTTATGGGATCGAGATCCTGCCGTTGCCTGTCATGGGAGGGCAG aGCCAATCTTCGGACGTGGTGATTGTCTCCTCTAAGTACAAACAGCGCTATGAGTGTCGCCTGCCAGCTGGAGCTATTCACTTCCAGCGTGAAAGGGAGGAGGAAACACCTGCTTACCAAGGGCCTGGGATCCCTGAGTTGTTGAGCCCAATGAGAGATGCTCCCTGCTTGCTGAAG ACAAAGGACTGGTGGACATATGAATTCTGTTATGGACGCCACATCCAGCAATACCACATGGAAG ATTCAGAGATCAAGGGTGAAGTCCTCTATCTCGGCTACTACCAATCGGCCTTCGACTGGGATGATGAAACAGCCAAG GCCTCCAAGCAGCATCGTCTTAAACGCTACCACAGCCAGACCTATGGCAATGGGTCCAAGTGTGACCTCAATGGGAGgccccgggaggccgaggttcgG TTCCTCTGTGACGAGGGTGCAGGTATCTCTGGGGACTACATCGATCGCGTGGACGAGCCCTTGTCCTGCTCTTATGTGCTGACCATTCGCACTCCTCGGCTCTGCCCCCACCCTCTCCTCCGGCCCCCACCCAGTGCTGCACCCCAGGCCATCCTCTGTCACCCTTCCCTACAGCCTGAGGAGTACATGGCCTACGTTCAGAGGCAAGCTG TAGACTCAAAGCAGTATGGAGATAAAATCATAGAGGAGCTGCAAGATCTAGGCCCCCAAGTGTGGAGTGAGACCAAGTCTGGGGTGCCACCCCAAAAGATGACAG GTGCAAGCCCAACCAAGGATGACAGTAAGGACTCAGATTTCTGGAAGATGCTTAATGAGCCAGAGGACCAGGCCccaggaggggaggaggtgcAGGCTGAG GAGCAGGAGAGCACTGAGGCAGCAGATTCAGCTTCAGGTGCTCCCAGTG ATTTTCAGAACAACGTGCAGGTCAAAGTCATTCGAAGCCCTGCGGATTTGATTCGATTCATAGAGGAGCTGAAAGGTGGAACAAAAAAG GGGAAGCCAAATATAGGCCAAGAGCAGCCTGCGGATGATGCTGCAGAAGTTCCTCAGAGGGAAccagaggagaaggaaaggggTGATCCAGAACGGCagagagagatggaagaagaagaggacaaggatgaggatgaggatgaggatgaagatGAGGATGAACGGCAGTTACTGGGAGAATTCGAGAAGGAACTAGAAGGGATCCTGCTTCCGTCAGACCGAGACCGGCTCCGTTCGGAGGTGAAGGCTGGCATGGAGCGGGAACTGGAGAACATCATCCAGGAG ACAGAGAAAGAGCTGGACCCAGATGGGCTGAAGAAGGAGTCAGAGCGGGATCGGGCAATGCTGGCTCTGACATCCACTCTCAACAAACTCATCAAAAGACTGGAGGAAAAACAGAGTCCAGAGCTGGTGAAGAAGCACAAGAAAAAGAGGGTTGTCCCCAAAAAGCCTCCCCCATCACCCCAACCTACAG GGAAAATTGAGATCAAAATTGTCCGCCCATGGGCTGAAGGGACTGAAGAGGGTGCACGTTGGCTGACTGATGAGGACACGAGAAACCTCAAGGAGATCTTCTTCAATATCTTG GTGCCGGGAGCAGAAGAGGCCCAGAAGGAACGCCAGCGGCAGAAAGAGCTGGAGAGCAATTACCGCCGGGTGTGGGGCTCTCCAGGTGGGGAGGGCACAGGGGACCTGGATGAATTTGACTTCTGA
- the OS9 gene encoding protein OS-9 isoform X7 — MAAETLLSSLLGLLLLGLLLPASLTGGVGSLNLEELSEMRYGIEILPLPVMGGQSQSSDVVIVSSKYKQRYECRLPAGAIHFQREREEETPAYQGPGIPELLSPMRDAPCLLKTKDWWTYEFCYGRHIQQYHMEDSEIKGEVLYLGYYQSAFDWDDETAKASKQHRLKRYHSQTYGNGSKCDLNGRPREAEVRFLCDEGAGISGDYIDRVDEPLSCSYVLTIRTPRLCPHPLLRPPPSAAPQAILCHPSLQPEEYMAYVQRQADSKQYGDKIIEELQDLGPQVWSETKSGVPPQKMTGASPTKDDSKDSDFWKMLNEPEDQAPGGEEVQAEEQESTEAADSASGAPSDFQNNVQVKVIRSPADLIRFIEELKGGTKKGKPNIGQEQPADDAAEVPQREPEEKERGDPERQREMEEEEDKDEDEDEDEDEDERQLLGEFEKELEGILLPSDRDRLRSEVKAGMERELENIIQETEKELDPDGLKKESERDRAMLALTSTLNKLIKRLEEKQSPELVKKHKKKRVVPKKPPPSPQPTGKIEIKIVRPWAEGTEEGARWLTDEDTRNLKEIFFNILVPGAEEAQKERQRQKELESNYRRVWGSPGGEGTGDLDEFDF, encoded by the exons ATGGCGGCGGAAACGCTGCTGTCCAGTTTGTTAGGACTGCTGCTTCTGGGACTCCTGTTACCCGCAAGTCTGACCGGTGGTGTCGGGAGCCTGAACCTGGAGGAGCTGAGTGAGATGCGTTATGGGATCGAGATCCTGCCGTTGCCTGTCATGGGAGGGCAG aGCCAATCTTCGGACGTGGTGATTGTCTCCTCTAAGTACAAACAGCGCTATGAGTGTCGCCTGCCAGCTGGAGCTATTCACTTCCAGCGTGAAAGGGAGGAGGAAACACCTGCTTACCAAGGGCCTGGGATCCCTGAGTTGTTGAGCCCAATGAGAGATGCTCCCTGCTTGCTGAAG ACAAAGGACTGGTGGACATATGAATTCTGTTATGGACGCCACATCCAGCAATACCACATGGAAG ATTCAGAGATCAAGGGTGAAGTCCTCTATCTCGGCTACTACCAATCGGCCTTCGACTGGGATGATGAAACAGCCAAG GCCTCCAAGCAGCATCGTCTTAAACGCTACCACAGCCAGACCTATGGCAATGGGTCCAAGTGTGACCTCAATGGGAGgccccgggaggccgaggttcgG TTCCTCTGTGACGAGGGTGCAGGTATCTCTGGGGACTACATCGATCGCGTGGACGAGCCCTTGTCCTGCTCTTATGTGCTGACCATTCGCACTCCTCGGCTCTGCCCCCACCCTCTCCTCCGGCCCCCACCCAGTGCTGCACCCCAGGCCATCCTCTGTCACCCTTCCCTACAGCCTGAGGAGTACATGGCCTACGTTCAGAGGCAAGCTG ACTCAAAGCAGTATGGAGATAAAATCATAGAGGAGCTGCAAGATCTAGGCCCCCAAGTGTGGAGTGAGACCAAGTCTGGGGTGCCACCCCAAAAGATGACAG GTGCAAGCCCAACCAAGGATGACAGTAAGGACTCAGATTTCTGGAAGATGCTTAATGAGCCAGAGGACCAGGCCccaggaggggaggaggtgcAGGCTGAG GAGCAGGAGAGCACTGAGGCAGCAGATTCAGCTTCAGGTGCTCCCAGTG ATTTTCAGAACAACGTGCAGGTCAAAGTCATTCGAAGCCCTGCGGATTTGATTCGATTCATAGAGGAGCTGAAAGGTGGAACAAAAAAG GGGAAGCCAAATATAGGCCAAGAGCAGCCTGCGGATGATGCTGCAGAAGTTCCTCAGAGGGAAccagaggagaaggaaaggggTGATCCAGAACGGCagagagagatggaagaagaagaggacaaggatgaggatgaggatgaggatgaagatGAGGATGAACGGCAGTTACTGGGAGAATTCGAGAAGGAACTAGAAGGGATCCTGCTTCCGTCAGACCGAGACCGGCTCCGTTCGGAGGTGAAGGCTGGCATGGAGCGGGAACTGGAGAACATCATCCAGGAG ACAGAGAAAGAGCTGGACCCAGATGGGCTGAAGAAGGAGTCAGAGCGGGATCGGGCAATGCTGGCTCTGACATCCACTCTCAACAAACTCATCAAAAGACTGGAGGAAAAACAGAGTCCAGAGCTGGTGAAGAAGCACAAGAAAAAGAGGGTTGTCCCCAAAAAGCCTCCCCCATCACCCCAACCTACAG GGAAAATTGAGATCAAAATTGTCCGCCCATGGGCTGAAGGGACTGAAGAGGGTGCACGTTGGCTGACTGATGAGGACACGAGAAACCTCAAGGAGATCTTCTTCAATATCTTG GTGCCGGGAGCAGAAGAGGCCCAGAAGGAACGCCAGCGGCAGAAAGAGCTGGAGAGCAATTACCGCCGGGTGTGGGGCTCTCCAGGTGGGGAGGGCACAGGGGACCTGGATGAATTTGACTTCTGA
- the OS9 gene encoding protein OS-9 isoform X2 — protein MAAETLLSSLLGLLLLGLLLPASLTGGVGSLNLEELSEMRYGIEILPLPVMGGQSQSSDVVIVSSKYKQRYECRLPAGAIHFQREREEETPAYQGPGIPELLSPMRDAPCLLKTKDWWTYEFCYGRHIQQYHMEDSEIKGEVLYLGYYQSAFDWDDETAKASKQHRLKRYHSQTYGNGSKCDLNGRPREAEVRFLCDEGAGISGDYIDRVDEPLSCSYVLTIRTPRLCPHPLLRPPPSAAPQAILCHPSLQPEEYMAYVQRQADSKQYGDKIIEELQDLGPQVWSETKSGVPPQKMTGASPTKDDSKDSDFWKMLNEPEDQAPGGEEVQAEEQESTEAADSASGAPSDFQNNVQVKVIRSPADLIRFIEELKGGTKKGKPNIGQEQPADDAAEVPQREPEEKERGDPERQREMEEEEDKDEDEDEDEDEDERQLLGEFEKELEGILLPSDRDRLRSEVKAGMERELENIIQETEKELDPDGLKKESERDRAMLALTSTLNKLIKRLEEKQSPELVKKHKKKRVVPKKPPPSPQPTEEDPEHRVRVRVTKLRLGGPNQDLTVLEMKRENPQLKQIEGLVKELLEREGLTAAGKIEIKIVRPWAEGTEEGARWLTDEDTRNLKEIFFNILVPGAEEAQKERQRQKELESNYRRVWGSPGGEGTGDLDEFDF, from the exons ATGGCGGCGGAAACGCTGCTGTCCAGTTTGTTAGGACTGCTGCTTCTGGGACTCCTGTTACCCGCAAGTCTGACCGGTGGTGTCGGGAGCCTGAACCTGGAGGAGCTGAGTGAGATGCGTTATGGGATCGAGATCCTGCCGTTGCCTGTCATGGGAGGGCAG aGCCAATCTTCGGACGTGGTGATTGTCTCCTCTAAGTACAAACAGCGCTATGAGTGTCGCCTGCCAGCTGGAGCTATTCACTTCCAGCGTGAAAGGGAGGAGGAAACACCTGCTTACCAAGGGCCTGGGATCCCTGAGTTGTTGAGCCCAATGAGAGATGCTCCCTGCTTGCTGAAG ACAAAGGACTGGTGGACATATGAATTCTGTTATGGACGCCACATCCAGCAATACCACATGGAAG ATTCAGAGATCAAGGGTGAAGTCCTCTATCTCGGCTACTACCAATCGGCCTTCGACTGGGATGATGAAACAGCCAAG GCCTCCAAGCAGCATCGTCTTAAACGCTACCACAGCCAGACCTATGGCAATGGGTCCAAGTGTGACCTCAATGGGAGgccccgggaggccgaggttcgG TTCCTCTGTGACGAGGGTGCAGGTATCTCTGGGGACTACATCGATCGCGTGGACGAGCCCTTGTCCTGCTCTTATGTGCTGACCATTCGCACTCCTCGGCTCTGCCCCCACCCTCTCCTCCGGCCCCCACCCAGTGCTGCACCCCAGGCCATCCTCTGTCACCCTTCCCTACAGCCTGAGGAGTACATGGCCTACGTTCAGAGGCAAGCTG ACTCAAAGCAGTATGGAGATAAAATCATAGAGGAGCTGCAAGATCTAGGCCCCCAAGTGTGGAGTGAGACCAAGTCTGGGGTGCCACCCCAAAAGATGACAG GTGCAAGCCCAACCAAGGATGACAGTAAGGACTCAGATTTCTGGAAGATGCTTAATGAGCCAGAGGACCAGGCCccaggaggggaggaggtgcAGGCTGAG GAGCAGGAGAGCACTGAGGCAGCAGATTCAGCTTCAGGTGCTCCCAGTG ATTTTCAGAACAACGTGCAGGTCAAAGTCATTCGAAGCCCTGCGGATTTGATTCGATTCATAGAGGAGCTGAAAGGTGGAACAAAAAAG GGGAAGCCAAATATAGGCCAAGAGCAGCCTGCGGATGATGCTGCAGAAGTTCCTCAGAGGGAAccagaggagaaggaaaggggTGATCCAGAACGGCagagagagatggaagaagaagaggacaaggatgaggatgaggatgaggatgaagatGAGGATGAACGGCAGTTACTGGGAGAATTCGAGAAGGAACTAGAAGGGATCCTGCTTCCGTCAGACCGAGACCGGCTCCGTTCGGAGGTGAAGGCTGGCATGGAGCGGGAACTGGAGAACATCATCCAGGAG ACAGAGAAAGAGCTGGACCCAGATGGGCTGAAGAAGGAGTCAGAGCGGGATCGGGCAATGCTGGCTCTGACATCCACTCTCAACAAACTCATCAAAAGACTGGAGGAAAAACAGAGTCCAGAGCTGGTGAAGAAGCACAAGAAAAAGAGGGTTGTCCCCAAAAAGCCTCCCCCATCACCCCAACCTACAG AGGAGGATCCTGAGCACAGAGTCCGGGTCCGGGTCACCAAGCTCCGTCTCGGAGGCCCTAATCAGGATCTGACTGTCCTCGAGATGAAACGGGAAAACCCACAGCTGAAACAAATCGAGGGGCTGGTGAAGGAGCTGCTGGAGAGGGAGGGACTCACAGCTGCAG GGAAAATTGAGATCAAAATTGTCCGCCCATGGGCTGAAGGGACTGAAGAGGGTGCACGTTGGCTGACTGATGAGGACACGAGAAACCTCAAGGAGATCTTCTTCAATATCTTG GTGCCGGGAGCAGAAGAGGCCCAGAAGGAACGCCAGCGGCAGAAAGAGCTGGAGAGCAATTACCGCCGGGTGTGGGGCTCTCCAGGTGGGGAGGGCACAGGGGACCTGGATGAATTTGACTTCTGA
- the OS9 gene encoding protein OS-9 isoform X11 gives MAAETLLSSLLGLLLLGLLLPASLTGGVGSLNLEELSEMRYGIEILPLPVMGGQSQSSDVVIVSSKYKQRYECRLPAGAIHFQREREEETPAYQGPGIPELLSPMRDAPCLLKTKDWWTYEFCYGRHIQQYHMEDSEIKGEFLCDEGAGISGDYIDRVDEPLSCSYVLTIRTPRLCPHPLLRPPPSAAPQAILCHPSLQPEEYMAYVQRQADSKQYGDKIIEELQDLGPQVWSETKSGVPPQKMTGASPTKDDSKDSDFWKMLNEPEDQAPGGEEVQAEEQESTEAADSASGAPSDFQNNVQVKVIRSPADLIRFIEELKGGTKKGKPNIGQEQPADDAAEVPQREPEEKERGDPERQREMEEEEDKDEDEDEDEDEDERQLLGEFEKELEGILLPSDRDRLRSEVKAGMERELENIIQETEKELDPDGLKKESERDRAMLALTSTLNKLIKRLEEKQSPELVKKHKKKRVVPKKPPPSPQPTGKIEIKIVRPWAEGTEEGARWLTDEDTRNLKEIFFNILVPGAEEAQKERQRQKELESNYRRVWGSPGGEGTGDLDEFDF, from the exons ATGGCGGCGGAAACGCTGCTGTCCAGTTTGTTAGGACTGCTGCTTCTGGGACTCCTGTTACCCGCAAGTCTGACCGGTGGTGTCGGGAGCCTGAACCTGGAGGAGCTGAGTGAGATGCGTTATGGGATCGAGATCCTGCCGTTGCCTGTCATGGGAGGGCAG aGCCAATCTTCGGACGTGGTGATTGTCTCCTCTAAGTACAAACAGCGCTATGAGTGTCGCCTGCCAGCTGGAGCTATTCACTTCCAGCGTGAAAGGGAGGAGGAAACACCTGCTTACCAAGGGCCTGGGATCCCTGAGTTGTTGAGCCCAATGAGAGATGCTCCCTGCTTGCTGAAG ACAAAGGACTGGTGGACATATGAATTCTGTTATGGACGCCACATCCAGCAATACCACATGGAAG ATTCAGAGATCAAGGGTGAA TTCCTCTGTGACGAGGGTGCAGGTATCTCTGGGGACTACATCGATCGCGTGGACGAGCCCTTGTCCTGCTCTTATGTGCTGACCATTCGCACTCCTCGGCTCTGCCCCCACCCTCTCCTCCGGCCCCCACCCAGTGCTGCACCCCAGGCCATCCTCTGTCACCCTTCCCTACAGCCTGAGGAGTACATGGCCTACGTTCAGAGGCAAGCTG ACTCAAAGCAGTATGGAGATAAAATCATAGAGGAGCTGCAAGATCTAGGCCCCCAAGTGTGGAGTGAGACCAAGTCTGGGGTGCCACCCCAAAAGATGACAG GTGCAAGCCCAACCAAGGATGACAGTAAGGACTCAGATTTCTGGAAGATGCTTAATGAGCCAGAGGACCAGGCCccaggaggggaggaggtgcAGGCTGAG GAGCAGGAGAGCACTGAGGCAGCAGATTCAGCTTCAGGTGCTCCCAGTG ATTTTCAGAACAACGTGCAGGTCAAAGTCATTCGAAGCCCTGCGGATTTGATTCGATTCATAGAGGAGCTGAAAGGTGGAACAAAAAAG GGGAAGCCAAATATAGGCCAAGAGCAGCCTGCGGATGATGCTGCAGAAGTTCCTCAGAGGGAAccagaggagaaggaaaggggTGATCCAGAACGGCagagagagatggaagaagaagaggacaaggatgaggatgaggatgaggatgaagatGAGGATGAACGGCAGTTACTGGGAGAATTCGAGAAGGAACTAGAAGGGATCCTGCTTCCGTCAGACCGAGACCGGCTCCGTTCGGAGGTGAAGGCTGGCATGGAGCGGGAACTGGAGAACATCATCCAGGAG ACAGAGAAAGAGCTGGACCCAGATGGGCTGAAGAAGGAGTCAGAGCGGGATCGGGCAATGCTGGCTCTGACATCCACTCTCAACAAACTCATCAAAAGACTGGAGGAAAAACAGAGTCCAGAGCTGGTGAAGAAGCACAAGAAAAAGAGGGTTGTCCCCAAAAAGCCTCCCCCATCACCCCAACCTACAG GGAAAATTGAGATCAAAATTGTCCGCCCATGGGCTGAAGGGACTGAAGAGGGTGCACGTTGGCTGACTGATGAGGACACGAGAAACCTCAAGGAGATCTTCTTCAATATCTTG GTGCCGGGAGCAGAAGAGGCCCAGAAGGAACGCCAGCGGCAGAAAGAGCTGGAGAGCAATTACCGCCGGGTGTGGGGCTCTCCAGGTGGGGAGGGCACAGGGGACCTGGATGAATTTGACTTCTGA
- the OS9 gene encoding protein OS-9 isoform X10 gives MAAETLLSSLLGLLLLGLLLPASLTGGVGSLNLEELSEMRYGIEILPLPVMGGQSQSSDVVIVSSKYKQRYECRLPAGAIHFQREREEETPAYQGPGIPELLSPMRDAPCLLKTKDWWTYEFCYGRHIQQYHMEDSEIKGEVLYLGYYQSAFDWDDETAKFLCDEGAGISGDYIDRVDEPLSCSYVLTIRTPRLCPHPLLRPPPSAAPQAILCHPSLQPEEYMAYVQRQAVDSKQYGDKIIEELQDLGPQVWSETKSGVPPQKMTGASPTKDDSKDSDFWKMLNEPEDQAPGGEEVQAEEQESTEAADSASGAPSDFQNNVQVKVIRSPADLIRFIEELKGGTKKGKPNIGQEQPADDAAEVPQREPEEKERGDPERQREMEEEEDKDEDEDEDEDEDERQLLGEFEKELEGILLPSDRDRLRSEVKAGMERELENIIQETEKELDPDGLKKESERDRAMLALTSTLNKLIKRLEEKQSPELVKKHKKKRVVPKKPPPSPQPTGKIEIKIVRPWAEGTEEGARWLTDEDTRNLKEIFFNILVPGAEEAQKERQRQKELESNYRRVWGSPGGEGTGDLDEFDF, from the exons ATGGCGGCGGAAACGCTGCTGTCCAGTTTGTTAGGACTGCTGCTTCTGGGACTCCTGTTACCCGCAAGTCTGACCGGTGGTGTCGGGAGCCTGAACCTGGAGGAGCTGAGTGAGATGCGTTATGGGATCGAGATCCTGCCGTTGCCTGTCATGGGAGGGCAG aGCCAATCTTCGGACGTGGTGATTGTCTCCTCTAAGTACAAACAGCGCTATGAGTGTCGCCTGCCAGCTGGAGCTATTCACTTCCAGCGTGAAAGGGAGGAGGAAACACCTGCTTACCAAGGGCCTGGGATCCCTGAGTTGTTGAGCCCAATGAGAGATGCTCCCTGCTTGCTGAAG ACAAAGGACTGGTGGACATATGAATTCTGTTATGGACGCCACATCCAGCAATACCACATGGAAG ATTCAGAGATCAAGGGTGAAGTCCTCTATCTCGGCTACTACCAATCGGCCTTCGACTGGGATGATGAAACAGCCAAG TTCCTCTGTGACGAGGGTGCAGGTATCTCTGGGGACTACATCGATCGCGTGGACGAGCCCTTGTCCTGCTCTTATGTGCTGACCATTCGCACTCCTCGGCTCTGCCCCCACCCTCTCCTCCGGCCCCCACCCAGTGCTGCACCCCAGGCCATCCTCTGTCACCCTTCCCTACAGCCTGAGGAGTACATGGCCTACGTTCAGAGGCAAGCTG TAGACTCAAAGCAGTATGGAGATAAAATCATAGAGGAGCTGCAAGATCTAGGCCCCCAAGTGTGGAGTGAGACCAAGTCTGGGGTGCCACCCCAAAAGATGACAG GTGCAAGCCCAACCAAGGATGACAGTAAGGACTCAGATTTCTGGAAGATGCTTAATGAGCCAGAGGACCAGGCCccaggaggggaggaggtgcAGGCTGAG GAGCAGGAGAGCACTGAGGCAGCAGATTCAGCTTCAGGTGCTCCCAGTG ATTTTCAGAACAACGTGCAGGTCAAAGTCATTCGAAGCCCTGCGGATTTGATTCGATTCATAGAGGAGCTGAAAGGTGGAACAAAAAAG GGGAAGCCAAATATAGGCCAAGAGCAGCCTGCGGATGATGCTGCAGAAGTTCCTCAGAGGGAAccagaggagaaggaaaggggTGATCCAGAACGGCagagagagatggaagaagaagaggacaaggatgaggatgaggatgaggatgaagatGAGGATGAACGGCAGTTACTGGGAGAATTCGAGAAGGAACTAGAAGGGATCCTGCTTCCGTCAGACCGAGACCGGCTCCGTTCGGAGGTGAAGGCTGGCATGGAGCGGGAACTGGAGAACATCATCCAGGAG ACAGAGAAAGAGCTGGACCCAGATGGGCTGAAGAAGGAGTCAGAGCGGGATCGGGCAATGCTGGCTCTGACATCCACTCTCAACAAACTCATCAAAAGACTGGAGGAAAAACAGAGTCCAGAGCTGGTGAAGAAGCACAAGAAAAAGAGGGTTGTCCCCAAAAAGCCTCCCCCATCACCCCAACCTACAG GGAAAATTGAGATCAAAATTGTCCGCCCATGGGCTGAAGGGACTGAAGAGGGTGCACGTTGGCTGACTGATGAGGACACGAGAAACCTCAAGGAGATCTTCTTCAATATCTTG GTGCCGGGAGCAGAAGAGGCCCAGAAGGAACGCCAGCGGCAGAAAGAGCTGGAGAGCAATTACCGCCGGGTGTGGGGCTCTCCAGGTGGGGAGGGCACAGGGGACCTGGATGAATTTGACTTCTGA